Proteins from one Anastrepha obliqua isolate idAnaObli1 chromosome 2, idAnaObli1_1.0, whole genome shotgun sequence genomic window:
- the LOC129239583 gene encoding B-box type zinc finger protein ncl-1 isoform X4, whose amino-acid sequence MASLEEQPISTITAISTFDPATTNTSTDITSTTSNNSSGTAVANSLVGNSLVSALEPDFGISACAEKQLLTPIVNNLSAGGNNTGASNINTNATSTGVAVDSIVEKLVSSLTLDMDNEPIGSGNTTLSREFNGNGVVASDHKSVSSRSSSLAGTMFSEVFENKGSDLESGSLEDSCGSLGADGMDKNCKICSSRLVSPRVLSCLHVFCESCLLKLLTDESNGNSSSASSTTSTAGELMPPLKSVIECPTCKQVTMIGSKGIESLTCDYILTNILDLSTIESEQLSCTSCKSKEKAISRCSECANFLCSGCDNAHKYMRCFENHEVVKLEDLQKATADKPLTIHKPLFCNVHTAENLKYYCFNCQIPVCNDCLIADHKGSEHHYDLIAMAEKSVRVDVENLMKEAKSKVQYCDAAASNLSSALTELQSQHDSARARIEETYQNYKKILEKCRDQSLTELGKLHSERELKIMDLLQNIENTSGKIDSTCKFTMRVLEQANGAEFLSMKMLISTQFINLISSTPKCDINYSLTFDTKTEKFEQVAQETFGKFRTESTPPSPKESTPPPTLPGMPPTMMSSRNGGMNTCGSQGQLAGGSSVTASSPISLPTSMQSSFDGDFSVLGNGFLMPNVMAPDSPPHQPPTLHHQISQQQQLPLPPPSQPPVHGVNGVRGFEGGVNNCVNAVGMSGSGIANGLNALTGGHGPIHGHNQGQGHGHGHGHNAGGSNPLSGPGNNLNVGLNSNTLGNGINASLNQGLNGLNGGTSGMNGGLNGNLNAGLNGPANSVGVGGGAPPPSAYNSILEYNLSRLASLTEATPDVALNDALVGPGAGAGGHHQAVVPASSSQNQQISLADILSGDQRAFNNLQALAKMGLNNNATSPSLSTLGPLGAGPVDEMSIANFHAGAAPGTTNIVTGRNKATPMQIRCKFGSLGTTKGQFNSPHGFCLGVDEEIIVADTNNHRIEVFDKTGTLKFQFGVPGKEEGQLWYPRKVAVMHTNGKFVVCDRGNERSRMQIFSKCGHFMRKIAIRYIDIVAGLAVTSKGHIVAVDSVSPTVFVISEDGELVRWFDCSDYMREPSDIAIRDNDFYVCDFKGHCVAVFQEDGTFQYRIGNEKVTCFPNGIDISNAGDILIGDSHGNRFHVACYSRDGILQSEFECPHVKVSRCCGLKITSEGYVVTLAKNNHHVLVLNTLYVH is encoded by the exons ATGGCATCACTCGAGGAACAACCAATTTCTACGATCACCGCCATTTCCACCTTTGATCCCGCTACCACCAATACCTCTACTGATATCACTTCGACCACATCCAACAACTCTTCCGGTACTGCTGTTGCCAACTCACTGGTTGGCAACTCGCTGGTGTCAGCATTGGAGCCCGATTTTGGCATTAGCGCTTGTGCTGAGAAGCAACTTCTGACCCCCATCGTCAATAATTTGAGTGCCGGAGGCAACAACACAGGCGCGTCCAATATTAATACGAACGCTACGTCTACTGGTGTGGCTGTTGATTCTATCGTGGAGAAGCTTGTGAGTTCGCTAACACTGGACATGGACAACGAACCGATTGGTAGTGGCAACACAACGTTGTCACGTGAATTTAACGGTAACGGAGTTGTGGCCAGCGATCATAAGAGCGTGTCTTCGCGTTCGTCCTCCTTGGCTGGTACTATGTTTAGCGAGGTATTCGAGAATAAAGGCAGCGATTTGGAATCGGGTTCGCTTGAGGATTCGTGTGGCTCGTTGGGTGCCGATGGCATGGACAAGAATTGCAAGATCTGCAG CTCGCGCTTAGTATCACCTCGTGTGCTCTCATGCCTCCATGTTTTTTGCGAATCTTGTTTGTTGAAATTGCTTACAGACGAGTCGAATGGCAATTCCTCATCGGCTTCATCCACTACTTCGACCGCTGGAGAACTAATGCCACCATTGAAATCTGTTATCGAGTGTCCCACTTGCAAGCAAGTGACTATG ATCGGCTCCAAGGGCATTGAATCACTGACATGCGATTATATTTTGACCAATATTCTTGATCTCTCCACCATCGAATCGGAGCAGCTGTCGTGCACTTCTTGCAAGAGCAAAGAGAAAGCCATATCACGTTGCAGCGAGTGCGCCAATTTCTTATGTAGCGGTTGTGATAATGCCCACAAGTATATGCGTTGCTTCGAGAATCATGAGGTTGTCAAGCTTGAGGACTTGCAGAAGGCTACAGCCGACAAACCATTGACCATCCATAAGCCGCTATTCTGCAATGTGCATACTGCTGAAAATCTAAAGTATTATTGCTTCAATTGCCAGATTCCGGTTTGCAACGATTGTTTAATTGCCGATCATAAAGGTAGTGAGCATCATTACGATCTTATCGCTATGGCCGAGAAGTCGGTGCGTGTTGATGTCGAGAACTTGATGAAGGAAGCTAAATCAAAG GTGCAATATTGCGATGCTGCTGCTTCAAATCTATCCAGCGCTCTCACTGAGCTTCAATCTCAACACGATTCGGCACGTGCCCGCATCGAGGAGACCTATCAGAATTACAAGaagattttggaaaaatgtcgcGATCAATCACTTACCGAATTAGGCAAATTGCACTCGGAACGCGAACTTAAAATTATGGATTTGTTGCAGAACATCGAGAACACCAGCGGTAAAATCGATAGCACCTGCAAGTTTACGATGCGTGTACTGGAGCAGGCCAATGGCGCCGAGTTTCTCTCAATGAAGATGCTAATAAGCACTcaatttataaatcttattaGTAGTACACCCAAATGTGACATTAACTACTCGCTGACTTTTGACACGAAAACCGAGAAGTTCGAACAAGTCGCCCAGGAGACGTTCGGAAAATTCCGCACCGAATCCACGCCTCCTTCACCGAAGGAGAGTACACCGCCACCAACTTTACCCGGCATGCCACCCACCATGATGAGCAGCCGTAATGGTGGCATGAATACTTGTGGCTCACAAGGACAGTTGGCTGGTGGCAGTTCTGTTACTGCCAGCAGCCCAATATCGCTGCCTACATCCATGCAGAGCTCTTTTGATGGTGATTTCTCGGTACTAGGCAATGGATTCCTAATGCCCAATGTGATGGCTCCTGATTCCCCACCACATCAGCCACCCACTTTGCACCATCAAATttcgcaacagcaacaactaccACTACCACCACCAAGCCAACCACCAGTACATGGGGTTAATGGTGTTAGAGGCTTCGAAGGTGGTGTTAATAACTGTGTCAATGCTGTCGGTATGTCTGGTTCAGGTATTGCCAACGGCTTGAACGCGCTTACTGGCGGTCACGGTCCCATTCATGGCCACAATCAAGGCCAAGGTCATGGTCACGGTCATGGCCATAATGCTGGTGGCTCCAATCCGCTGAGTGGACCTGGTAATAATTTAAATGTTGGTTTGAACAGCAATACATTGGGCAATGGGATAAACGCGTCACTTAACCAAGGCCTCAACGGACTCAACGGTGGTACTAGCGGTATGAACGGCGGTCTTAACGGCAACCTCAATGCTGGACTTAATGGGCCAGCAAATAGTGTCGGTGTTGGTGGTGGTGCACCACCACCAAGCGCTTACAACAGTATTCTTGAGTATAATTTGTCACGTCTTGCCAGCCTAACTGAGGCAACACCAGATGTTGCTCTAAACGATGCTTTAGTGGGCCCAGGTGCTGGCGCTGGTGGTCACCACCAGGCGGTAGTACCAGCATCGTCATCGCAAAATCAACAAATCTCATTGGCAGATATACTCTCAGGTGATCAGCGCGCCTTTAACAATTTACAAGCACTTGCCAAAATGGGGCTCAATAACAATG CCACATCGCCCAGCCTCTCAACACTTGGGCCACTTGGTGCTGGACCCGTCGACGAAATGTCCATTGCAAATTTCCATGCTGGTGCCGCACCAGGCACAACCAACATCGTTACCGGGCGCAACAAAGCCACACCAATGCAGATTCGTTGCAAATTCGGTTCACTTGGCACCACCAAAGGTCAATTTAATTCACCACATGGCTTTTGTTTGGGCGTGGACGAGGAGATTATTGTCGCTGATACGAATAATCATCGCATTGAAGTTTTTGACAAAACCGGCACACTGAAATTCCAATTTGGCGTACCTGGCAAAGAGGAAGGTCAACTGTGGTATCCACGTAAGGTGGCTGTCATGCATACCAATGGAAAATTTGTCGTCTGTGATCGCGGCAATGAACGTTCACGTATGCAGATCTTCTCAAAATGCGGACACTTTATGCGTAAGATTGCCATCAG ATATATTGATATCGTCGCTGGCTTGGCCGTAACCTCGAAGGGCCATATTGTGGCTGTAGATAGTGTTTCTCCAACAGTGTTCGTCATATCGGAGGATGGTGAACTGGTGCGTTGGTTTGATTGCAGTGACTATATGCGTGAACCTTCGGATATTGCCATACGAG ACAACGATTTCTATGTATGCGACTTCAAAGGTCATTGCGTTGCTGTCTTCCAAGAAGATGGTACTTTCCAATATCGCATCGGCAATGAGAAAGTCACTTGCTTCCCAAATGGTATTGATATTTCCAATGCCGGTGATATTTTGATTGGTGACTCACATGGCAATCGCTTCCACGTAGCCTGCTATTCGCGCGATGGTATTTTACAATCGGAATTTGAGTGTCCACATGTTAAG GTTTCACGCTGTTGTGGCTTGAAGATAACCTCCGAAGGTTATGTAGTCACTTTGGCCAAGAACAATCACCATGTGTTAGTACTTAATACGCTCTACGTTCACTGA